A stretch of the Crocinitomicaceae bacterium genome encodes the following:
- a CDS encoding ORF6N domain-containing protein — protein MTEQMIIPDERLLNKIYLIRGQKVMLDRDLAELYGVETKRLKEQVKRNIKRFPGDFMFEMSQPEFEIWRSQFATSKSDKQGLRHKPFCFTEHGVLMLSSVLSSERAIEVNIRIMRLFNQMREMILSNKDMLKELEGLREKINSQDERIELVFDYLTKLITKQETEPERVKIGFKK, from the coding sequence ATGACAGAGCAAATGATTATACCCGATGAACGTCTGCTAAATAAAATCTATTTAATCAGAGGGCAAAAAGTGATGCTGGACAGAGATTTGGCTGAATTGTACGGAGTAGAAACCAAACGACTCAAAGAACAGGTGAAGCGGAATATTAAAAGATTTCCGGGAGATTTTATGTTTGAAATGTCTCAGCCGGAGTTTGAAATTTGGAGGTCGCAATTTGCGACCTCCAAATCCGACAAACAAGGATTGCGGCACAAGCCTTTTTGTTTCACCGAACATGGAGTATTAATGTTATCCTCTGTTCTGTCAAGTGAAAGAGCAATCGAAGTCAACATCCGCATCATGCGATTATTTAATCAGATGCGTGAAATGATTCTATCAAATAAAGACATGTTGAAAGAGCTTGAGGGACTGCGTGAAAAAATCAACTCACAAGATGAGCGAATAGAATTAGTTTTTGATTATCTCACCAAGCTGATTACAAAACAAGAAACCGAACCTGAGCGAGTGAAAATTGGATTTAAAAAATAG
- a CDS encoding DUF3137 domain-containing protein — translation MKSQKEFEKFFETTLLPKLSSTETEKELIKKRISFKKYGINVIILVCFVVFLAILKNYRPSLPDLVLGLSFFLTALYVFFAPLVIFIRRNLAYSKVDEISVKKDLVPELIEFIDSNLKYEQNGTLPAGLYDVHLVYLRTKSFPECRSSDLVSGKLDQWNIQLADTTALVGRRGGSKEDRTRLDAAYAVLELHELTHGSIYISHLNTFSAALSESMQSVESFKSQLNQIVQSVTASNRELFDDNLPEGFVLTETGHADFDKHFKIAMRENESGDKILTQDFCQNLKSVCDQTKFQIGLAIKGNQLHVAIENLNLFESDVHATSTSKEGRFSAYTWFNVFSAIKQIADLVERTNGVM, via the coding sequence ATGAAATCACAAAAGGAATTTGAGAAATTTTTTGAAACGACCTTGTTGCCAAAATTATCATCAACAGAAACTGAAAAAGAATTAATCAAGAAAAGAATTTCATTTAAAAAGTACGGTATAAATGTAATTATACTAGTTTGTTTTGTTGTGTTTTTGGCGATATTGAAAAATTATAGACCCTCACTACCTGATTTGGTATTAGGGCTTTCATTTTTCCTGACAGCACTCTACGTTTTCTTTGCTCCTTTGGTCATTTTTATAAGACGCAATCTTGCCTATAGTAAAGTGGATGAAATATCCGTGAAAAAAGATTTGGTGCCTGAACTAATAGAATTCATAGATAGCAATCTCAAGTATGAGCAAAACGGAACCTTGCCGGCCGGGCTTTATGATGTGCATCTTGTTTATCTCCGTACTAAATCATTTCCAGAATGTCGTTCATCAGATTTGGTGAGCGGAAAATTGGATCAGTGGAACATTCAGCTGGCAGATACCACTGCCTTGGTTGGCAGACGCGGAGGCTCAAAAGAAGACAGAACAAGACTTGATGCTGCTTATGCTGTTTTGGAATTACATGAACTTACTCATGGCTCTATTTACATCAGTCACTTAAATACGTTCTCAGCTGCCCTGTCAGAAAGCATGCAATCGGTTGAAAGTTTTAAATCACAACTTAACCAGATAGTTCAATCCGTCACAGCTTCAAATAGAGAATTATTTGATGATAATTTGCCTGAAGGTTTTGTGTTGACAGAAACAGGACATGCTGATTTTGATAAACACTTCAAAATTGCAATGCGAGAAAATGAAAGTGGTGATAAAATTTTAACCCAAGACTTCTGCCAAAATTTAAAGAGCGTATGTGATCAAACAAAATTCCAAATTGGCTTAGCTATTAAAGGAAATCAACTACACGTAGCCATTGAAAATCTTAATTTGTTTGAATCAGATGTACATGCCACGTCAACATCAAAAGAAGGAAGATTTTCAGCTTATACCTGGTTCAATGTTTTTAGTGCTATTAAACAAATTGCAGACCTTGTTGAACGGACGAATGGGGTTATGTGA
- a CDS encoding choice-of-anchor B family protein: MMRFIFILLLWLSAPCFSQQVQNVLFLDQWTDTSFSAGPEEVRFNEVFAFEQNGNYYAVIGSSQGAHICQIVNESLRFIDFVPGKYQGLTAENRDYTVYENYLYAVCDEGLSSLQIMDLSYLPDSVSVIYDSNIFFNTAHTLCADTLTAKLYVCGTNNAAMKIFDISDPINPVLLSDFNNVSYVHDCHVVNDTAFLNCGFDGLKIYNFSGPVPVMLGQLDFYANQGYNHSGYFADSKKQYAFTDETEGTKIKLCYLDHFADIKIDQEFGTKDFDENIPHEIVLLENLLFCAYYNEGLRIYDLSSTPVREIGSYDTYLPNAEFKMNGTWGVAVIEEKNYVLVSDRQSGLYLFWFPVNLLENGPQQGSYVNGSPFIDGNRYLIPRPWLDEENLYFSVSTISGDLIYTQENFLNWVAIPLNLSAGVYIYSIFQDDNTILETGKFVVG; this comes from the coding sequence ATGATGCGTTTCATTTTTATACTATTGCTTTGGCTGTCTGCGCCTTGTTTTTCACAGCAGGTACAAAATGTTTTGTTTCTTGATCAATGGACAGATACTTCTTTTTCTGCCGGACCTGAAGAGGTGAGATTTAATGAAGTTTTCGCCTTTGAACAAAATGGAAATTATTACGCCGTGATAGGCTCTTCTCAGGGTGCACATATTTGTCAAATTGTAAATGAATCACTGCGGTTTATTGATTTTGTTCCGGGTAAATATCAGGGATTAACAGCTGAAAACCGTGACTACACAGTGTATGAAAACTATTTATACGCTGTGTGTGATGAGGGCTTAAGTAGTTTGCAAATAATGGATTTATCGTATTTGCCTGATTCGGTTTCGGTGATTTATGACAGCAATATTTTTTTCAATACAGCACACACTTTATGTGCTGACACGCTAACCGCTAAATTATATGTGTGTGGCACCAACAATGCTGCCATGAAAATTTTTGACATCTCTGATCCAATCAATCCGGTTTTGTTGTCTGACTTCAATAATGTTAGCTATGTCCATGACTGTCATGTAGTGAACGATACAGCCTTTTTAAATTGTGGATTTGACGGCCTCAAAATTTATAATTTTTCCGGTCCTGTGCCCGTTATGTTAGGTCAATTGGATTTTTACGCAAATCAAGGCTATAATCACAGCGGATATTTTGCAGATTCAAAAAAACAATACGCATTTACAGATGAAACTGAAGGAACAAAAATAAAACTATGTTATCTGGATCATTTTGCCGATATAAAAATTGATCAAGAATTCGGCACCAAAGATTTTGACGAAAACATTCCGCATGAAATTGTCTTACTTGAAAATCTTTTGTTTTGTGCTTATTATAATGAAGGATTAAGAATTTACGATTTGTCATCTACTCCGGTTCGTGAAATTGGTTCGTATGACACCTACTTGCCAAATGCTGAATTCAAGATGAATGGTACTTGGGGTGTAGCAGTGATTGAAGAAAAAAATTACGTGTTGGTATCAGACCGACAAAGTGGTTTGTATTTGTTTTGGTTCCCGGTTAATTTACTTGAAAACGGTCCACAACAAGGTTCTTACGTGAACGGTTCACCTTTTATTGACGGCAATCGTTACCTCATTCCACGTCCTTGGTTAGATGAAGAAAATCTTTATTTTTCAGTAAGTACGATAAGCGGAGACCTAATTTACACGCAAGAAAATT